One Gammaproteobacteria bacterium genomic window, CGGCGCGGCCGGGCGCTTTTAGCTAGCGGCCCTCCGCCGCAATTTCCCAGATGTAGTCGCTGTGCATACCGCAGATCGAGCTGAACTCACGGCCCGCCGACGAGCCGGCGAAGCCGCCCAGCAGTTCGGCGCGTGCTGCAAACAGGTCCTCGAGGCTTTCCGCGCTGGTGGTCAGCAGGCGGCGGTATTTGCCACCGACAACATGGCTCAGCCAGCCCCATGACGACAGCTTGCCCGGGCCGAGGTGCGCATCGTAGGCCGGGCCAAACTCCTTTTCGACCAGTTCATCGGCCCGCGATTCGCCGTTCATGTCGCAGACGAAGTAAACGGAGAGGCCGACTTTCCCTCGTTGCTCGGTTACGTTGCCCAGCTCGCTCTTCCAGATATAGTCATCGTGCGATTTGCAGGCCTTGCCAAGGTTGTCATCACGCGGGCGCAGCTTCTTGTCCACGGCATCGCCCTGTTTTTTGGAGGCATTCAGCACTTCCACCACGCCCGGTCCCATGCGGTAGATCAGCCGGCGCCATTTACCTCCGGCGATGTGTTTGAGATACCCCCAGCCGGTGAAATCGCCCGATTTCATGCTGTTGTCGAATTCGGGTCTGAAGTATTTGTCGAAGGTGGCATCGGCTGCCTCCTCCATAGAGGTATCGCAGTACATATAGGTTGCGTAGATGTACACGTCGCTTTCGTGGCTGTCCGCCCAGGCGGCCACGGGCAGCAGGATTGCCAGCGCGAATATCAGTTTTTTCATGAGTCCCCCATGCATTCGATTGAAAGGTTGTGGCCGGAGTATAGTCAGCGCAACAGCGCTTCACCGGGCCGGATTGCACTGCAGCATCCAGGCAGCACAGTGCGTCATACCTAAAAACAACTGTTACGAAAGCATCCCTGGTGGCACCTGGCGTCTAGTATTCAGCCAGCTATGCAATGGGGAGCATCCAAATGAACCAATATATTGAACAACTCACAGGCTTTCTCGGTCCCGCCGGATCGACGGCGCTGGGCAAGGCCCTGACTGGCCTGGCAATACTCATCATCGGCCTGTTCGTCGTGAAGATCATCGTGGGAATCTTCCGGCGCGTGTTGCGGAAAGTCGATTTCATGCATCGTACTAATGCCGATGGATCGGTAACGGACCTGGTGTCGCCCGTCGCCGCTTTGGTCAAGGCAGTACTGACAATTTTTGTACTGATGGTGGTGCTGGAGTTCTTTGGCCTGACCGGCGTGCTCGATCCGCTTAAAGACATGATCACCAAGTTCTTGGCCGCGATACCCAACATTATTGGTGCCGGAGTCATAACCTACGCCGGCTGGGTGATAGCCAAGATCGTCTCGCAGCTGGCGGGTATGGCGCTGGGCAAAGTAGACGATCAGCTGGCTGCACGCACCGGTAATGACGAACTGAAAGTGTCGAAGTTCGGCAGCGCTTTCGTTTTTGCCATCATCCTGTTGCCGATTATCGTCTCGGCGCTAGGTGTATTGAATATTCCGGCAATCTCGGACCCGGCGTCAGCAATGATCGGCAAGTTGATGGCTGCCGTGCCCAATATTGTGGGCGCCGGTATCGTGCTGCTGGTTGTTTACCTGGTGGCCAAATTCGTGATTTTCGTGCTGAGCAGCTTGCTCGAAGGCATGAATGTCAATGCTCTGCCGGAAAAACTCGGCGCGCAGGCGCTTTTTTCAGACTCCTTCACGCCGACCAGGCTGGTTGGAATGACGGTGATGTTCTTTTCCATGCTTGCTGCGGCGACAGCAGCGGTCAATATCCTGCAGATCGACGTGATTTCCGAGGTGTTTGCCCGGGTGCTCGAATTTGGCGGCGGAATCCTGATTGGTGGTGTGATACTGATTATCGGTAACTTCCTCGGCTCGCTGGCTTACAAGAAACTGTCGGCAAGCGGCAATCAGGGCATCGCCAACATCGCGCGGATTGCGATACTCGGGCTGGTGCTGGCAATGGGCCTGAAGTCCATGGGGCTGGCGGACAATATCGTCAACATGGCGTTTGGCTTTACTATCGGCAGTGCCGCTGTAGCAGCTGCGCTGGCGTTTGGCCTGGGCGGTCGCGATGCGGCCAAGACCGTGGCCGATCGCTGGGCCAGCAGAATCAACAACTGACGTTGATGCCAGCCGGGCGGGGCAGTGTGTCCCGCCCGGTTTCCGGCTTCCGGAATCCGGCCGGTTTCGCCGCCAATTACCGGTGACCGGCTTCCGGCGGTAACATATCCTGATGACCGCTTGCAGCACGAATTCGTTGCGCCAACAGGGTGAATCATGCGCCTGGTAATCGCGCCGGTGCTCGGCGCACTGCTGGCACTGGCGCTGTTCGCCTTCAGCAATGCGCTGATTTCCGACGCACACCTGCAGCAGCTGGACCGGGGCGAGACCACAAGGCTGGAGTTTATTCGCGCCCTGCCCGAAGAGCGTGTATTTACAAAAAAGCGCCAGCTTCCACAGAAGCAGCCACCACCAAAAGCGCCGCCCGCTGTCGATCGGATCCGGTCTGCGCCGACGACAAATGTTGCGCAATTGCCGGTGCAGATCGAAATGCCCGAAATCAACATACCGGTTGCCGGTGGCGTGGGACCATACCTGGGCTCCTATACTGAGGCGACGCCTGGCATACCGCTGTATGACGGTGACCTGGTCCCGCTGGTGCAGGTCAGCCCGCGTTATCCGCGGCACGCTGCGCACAGGGGTGTCGAGGGCTGGGTCAACGTGGAATTCACCATTGCTGCCGACGGGACGGTGGAAGACCCCGTGGTGCTTGCCGCGGAACCGCCCAATGTTTTTAACAACAGCGCAATCAACGCCATTGTGCGGTGGAAATTCAAACCGCGCGTGGTTGACGGGAAACCCGTGGCCAGCCGCGGACGGCAACGGATCACCTTTGAAATAGTCGAGTAGATACGTCCGAAGGGTCAGTGTGAAACCGGCAGCAACGGCATCGCTCGTTGCGTTGCACAATAAAAACCCCGCGATGACAGCTATCCTGTAAAAAAATCGGGGCTCGATCCGGCGCATGTCTGGCCGGAAAAGGAAAAGACCGGCTGGAAGCACATCTGTATATCTCGGTTCTCGGGCTGACCGGCCTGCTCGGCCTGGCAGTGCTGATGCTGCCTGCCGCAAACAGGCTCAATTTTCCTTACACGGTGCTGCTGGCGCTGGTCGGGCTGGGGCTCGGGCTGATCCTGTCGTTGCTGGGCATCGCGTCGATGCCCGGACCCGTTGGCGATTTTTTCACGGCGCTGCACGAATTCGAGATCACCTCCGAGGCGGTGTTTTTCATCTTCCTGCCGGCGCTGGTCTTCGAATCAGCGTTGTCGATCGACGTTCGACGCCTGATGGACGATATCGCGCCGATTCTGCTGCTGGCCATAGTCGGTTTGCTGATTTCGACTTTTGCAATTGGCTACACCATTCACTGGACATCCGGAATGGGCCTGGTGGTTTGCCTGTTGCTGGGAGCGATCGTTTCGGCAACAGATCCGGTTGCGGTGGTTGCAATATTCAAAGACCTTGGCGCGCCAAAGCGTCTGGCGATCCTGGTTGAGGGCGAGAGCCTGTTCAACGATGCCACGGCGATCGTCGCTTTTACGATTCTGTCGGCCATGCTTGCCGGCACTGCCCAGGCCGGGGTTGTCTCCGGGATGGCCGATTTTCTGATCGTATTTGTCGGCGGCATCGTCGTTGGCTACCTCAGCGCGCAGCTTTGTTGCCAGGTTTTGCGGCTGTTGGCCGGGCAGACTGTTGCCGAGGTGACGGTGACCATCAGCCTGGCCTACCTGTCGTTCATACTGGCCGAACATTACCTGCATGTTTCCGGCGTCATGGCCGTCGTAACGGCGGCACTGGTTATCGGCTCGACCGGTCGCACAACTATTGTCCCGCGCACCTGGGATGCGCTTACCGAGACCTGGGAGCAGATCGGTTTCTGGGCCAACTCGGTGATCTTTGTGCTGGTAGGCCTCGCGGTGCCGGTGATCCTGGCCGGCTTTGGCATGCGTGAGGCTTCATTGCTTGTCGTACTGCTCGTGGCTGCTTTCGTCGCCCGGGCCTTTATTATTTTTGGACTGCTGCCGATGTTTGCCCGTACCGGATTGGCACAAAAAGTGGGCATCGGTTACCGCAGCGTAATGTTCTGGGGTGGTCTGCGCGGAGCGGTATCACTTGCGCTGGCCCTGGCCGTGATGGAAAACCACACCTTCGATCCGGAGATCCGCAGCTTTATCGGCGTGTTGGTGACCGGTTTCGTGCTGTTCACGCTGTTCGTGAATGCCACCACCATAGGCGTCGTGATGCGGGCGTTTGGCCTGGATAAACTGTCGGCGGCGGACCTCGCAATCCGAAATCGTGCGCTGGCCACGGCGCTGGCGGGTATCGGCGACCGCATCGAGCAAACAGCCAAAGACGAACAACTCGATGCGACGCTGGCCAATGCTGTAATCGAGCAATACGATGCGCGTGCACAGCGGACGCGCGACAAAATCAGCAAGCTGCAGGGAATTACCGATGACGACTGGCTGCGCATCGGGCTGACGGCCCTCGGCACCCAGGAAAGTAATGGCTATTTC contains:
- a CDS encoding mechanosensitive ion channel, which gives rise to MNQYIEQLTGFLGPAGSTALGKALTGLAILIIGLFVVKIIVGIFRRVLRKVDFMHRTNADGSVTDLVSPVAALVKAVLTIFVLMVVLEFFGLTGVLDPLKDMITKFLAAIPNIIGAGVITYAGWVIAKIVSQLAGMALGKVDDQLAARTGNDELKVSKFGSAFVFAIILLPIIVSALGVLNIPAISDPASAMIGKLMAAVPNIVGAGIVLLVVYLVAKFVIFVLSSLLEGMNVNALPEKLGAQALFSDSFTPTRLVGMTVMFFSMLAAATAAVNILQIDVISEVFARVLEFGGGILIGGVILIIGNFLGSLAYKKLSASGNQGIANIARIAILGLVLAMGLKSMGLADNIVNMAFGFTIGSAAVAAALAFGLGGRDAAKTVADRWASRINN
- a CDS encoding energy transducer TonB, with the protein product MRLVIAPVLGALLALALFAFSNALISDAHLQQLDRGETTRLEFIRALPEERVFTKKRQLPQKQPPPKAPPAVDRIRSAPTTNVAQLPVQIEMPEINIPVAGGVGPYLGSYTEATPGIPLYDGDLVPLVQVSPRYPRHAAHRGVEGWVNVEFTIAADGTVEDPVVLAAEPPNVFNNSAINAIVRWKFKPRVVDGKPVASRGRQRITFEIVE
- a CDS encoding cyclic nucleotide-binding domain-containing protein — its product is MLPAANRLNFPYTVLLALVGLGLGLILSLLGIASMPGPVGDFFTALHEFEITSEAVFFIFLPALVFESALSIDVRRLMDDIAPILLLAIVGLLISTFAIGYTIHWTSGMGLVVCLLLGAIVSATDPVAVVAIFKDLGAPKRLAILVEGESLFNDATAIVAFTILSAMLAGTAQAGVVSGMADFLIVFVGGIVVGYLSAQLCCQVLRLLAGQTVAEVTVTISLAYLSFILAEHYLHVSGVMAVVTAALVIGSTGRTTIVPRTWDALTETWEQIGFWANSVIFVLVGLAVPVILAGFGMREASLLVVLLVAAFVARAFIIFGLLPMFARTGLAQKVGIGYRSVMFWGGLRGAVSLALALAVMENHTFDPEIRSFIGVLVTGFVLFTLFVNATTIGVVMRAFGLDKLSAADLAIRNRALATALAGIGDRIEQTAKDEQLDATLANAVIEQYDARAQRTRDKISKLQGITDDDWLRIGLTALGTQESNGYFKLFADRLVAPKIARLLLARSNDNLDALKAHGLAGYQASVERGLSFDWRFRLALWIQRRIGISAALAAQLADRFEVLLAMHTQLRKQLDNGLAQLTAVVPESAMQRLREILQQRHDMSGEAMDALALQYPDYASQLQERRLGLLAVRLERASYQQMKRHSLIGKEVYGDLTKSLKQRLARLDRRPQLELGLEPENLIRKVPFLADLPSDRTSELARMLKPRLAIPGERIVARGDPGDAMYFISSGAAVVDLDAEKIQLGSGDFFGELALLKDSPRNADVTAKGFCDLLILWVQDFRQFLDDNPQVRSTIERVAKERLDYDAKIPRG